The nucleotide sequence agagcattaaccttataggaatattcttggttcaatacaagttaagctcaatctacatcATTTGTGgcacgttgattaccacaaatattaatttcgactcgtccttccttttcttcaaaaaagcaaaaatgaaggtTGCATttaggcacttacagtggaagtgaatgaggccaatttttggagggtttaatgtgaagtttctaattttataaaatcactgacatgaattattcttttaaaactgttaaaatcatgtattatttgagctgtaaagtcatacatttaaacagtcattttacAGTCATAGTCATTTtaaagttttagggtttgttgacattacattgtcatggcaactgaattgtaaaattgcctataactttacacagaaatagtTAGTAAGTGTatttatcacaccaaaatcatgttaacatgcatattgtttatgtcttgtggctaaaattgagtattttgagtattttaacattcacaaaTTGGCCCCCCTTCacctctattgtaagtgcctcattgtaacccagatgtCCCCAGGAGGGGAAagtcagaataattttttatggtaatcaatattatgccacaaatgctgtcgattgagcttaactttctCATCTGTAGAACATCATCTGtcattcatctcacatttgctttttatgactgCTAGGTCAGTTCAGGTTTAAGGTTTAAGGCGGGGACGtcgtttttttgttatttagaactcgatagagcattaaccttaaaaacctcatcgttttttttttatctcacacTGGCTTTTTATGACTCCATTtgttaagtttaggtttaaggtttaggtaggtagattttgttgatttaaaacttgatagaacattaacattaaaaacctAATCTGTTTGGGGGAACACtaaacttgcttttagtgccacacagtggaaaGTTCACCTCGAATCTGCTGCAATACACAAATAACTTAAATCCTTTGAAATGACTCATTCATCAGGTTGTTTATAAAGAATAACCCCAATGTAAATAATTCCACAGTGAAGTAGGGCTGTAGAAACATTAGTACATAGTAATGtggcaattaattaaaaatgtaatttgattcaGAACATTTTTACCCAGGACTCATCCTGATAATGTTCAATTATTATTCATATGTAAAGACAGACACAGACGGAAATATAATCTGAGCATTTCTGGTTAGAATTTACTTTCAGAAGAGTGATGATGAAATGCTCAAAGGCAAGTGCCTCATCGTATCGTTATGATTACCCTTCAACCAGCTGTCTCACACTCAGTATTATCCAGCATGACTTGTTCATTATAGTGAATGTGCCCTTATGTCCCTTAGGTTTGAGATTAATTTCCTGTGTGACCGTGATGACAGAATAGCCTTCCATTTCAACCCCCGCTTCTCTGAGTCTGATATCATCTGCAACTCCTTCATGGCAAACCGCTGGGGACAGGAGGAGAGGTGCAGCAACTTCCCCTTTGGAGTAGATGAGCCTTTCCAGGTAACAATGTGTTGTGACTCTTTATTGACAAAGAATCACAAGCAACAGGATTTTGATAATGATTGCGGATGATTTAATAAGCATTGATTCCCTGTGTCTCAACAGATTGAGATTTACTCTGACAATGAAAACTTCCATGTTTACTTTGACGACACCAAGATCATGCAGTACAAACATCGTGTGGAAGACCTGAAGACCATCACTAAAGTACAAGTGACGAACGACTTCAATATCTCCTCTTTGGAGATcaccaaaaaacatttttactgagGCTTTGTAGTAAGGCAAAGAGCTATGAGAAGATTAATCTGAAGTGAgcctttgttttatattattgtatgttttgaattattatttacaCACCTTTTAATACAGATGATTATCCTCTTGAGTTAATTATTATTTGCCTGTAAAGGTGTGATTGTCAGTATTGATATGCCTTATCTGAACTCTATATTCATATGAATCTATGAATAAATGGGAGGTTTGAAAAGATTCCTGAAGACTCATCTGGTGAGAATATACTAAGTGACATGGAAAGTGGATACAATAGCATCCTAATCAAATATGTCATAACTTATAATAGGTTGTAAATGCTTTTGAGAAACTATTCAAAGAAATTGCTAAAAAAACATCAACATTACATATCCCTGCTGCAAGGAACCCAAAATGTAGGCTATTCAGTTTGTGTTTGCTGTTAGCTCATGAGGCTGGAAAGCACTGAACTGCATTGGTAATACATAAGCATTGGATAATGTTTAGTAAACCCCACATGGTG is from Xyrauchen texanus isolate HMW12.3.18 chromosome 8, RBS_HiC_50CHRs, whole genome shotgun sequence and encodes:
- the LOC127647261 gene encoding grifin-like, with the protein product MTLRFEASCPDGLCPGWSIILKGETPAEPNKFEINFLCDRDDRIAFHFNPRFSESDIICNSFMANRWGQEERCSNFPFGVDEPFQIEIYSDNENFHVYFDDTKIMQYKHRVEDLKTITKVQVTNDFNISSLEITKKHFY